A genome region from Arachidicoccus soli includes the following:
- a CDS encoding IS1380 family transposase produces MTVTKIEFTDKEVTAHGGIILLQKMLEQMKFTHFLERTPLPQPGSNRGYDPVQIILQFIVSIWCGANRYEHLEVARFDGVLQQLFGWERMAGHRAFVRFFQKFTMKTNSRVFPAFYKWFFDNLSFDNYTLDFDSSVITRYGEQEGAAVGYNAKKPGRKSHHPLMAFVSDVQMVANFWLRSGDAHTANNFEAFMESTLANLQNKQIGLLRADSGFYSKKIFELLENRADPVSYIIACPLYTTIQRHIQSQKTWLQLDNGIEICATHYQSPMWDAPRRLIIVRQEIAERPKATGKTLRLFEDDDIVSGYRHSCYITNLKLPAAEVWRLYRGRANCENQIKELKYDYAVDKMNQNSFDATETTMNFIMIAYNLMSLFKQVVIPTKAKPMLKTIRYTTLNIGSYIVKNGRDSVLKMSLQMKQRKWIRQLWANIDNIKQPFIIIDS; encoded by the coding sequence ATGACCGTTACCAAAATTGAGTTTACAGATAAGGAAGTGACCGCTCATGGAGGCATTATTTTGCTACAAAAGATGCTGGAACAAATGAAGTTTACCCATTTTTTGGAGCGGACTCCGTTGCCTCAGCCCGGCTCCAACAGAGGTTATGATCCTGTTCAGATTATTCTGCAGTTCATTGTTTCTATTTGGTGTGGAGCTAATAGGTACGAGCATTTGGAAGTGGCCCGTTTCGATGGTGTTTTACAACAGTTATTCGGCTGGGAACGCATGGCGGGACATAGGGCCTTTGTAAGATTTTTTCAAAAGTTTACCATGAAGACCAACAGCCGCGTGTTTCCGGCTTTCTACAAATGGTTTTTCGACAATCTTTCTTTTGACAACTATACTTTGGATTTTGATTCTTCCGTCATTACCCGTTATGGGGAGCAGGAAGGTGCAGCAGTAGGCTACAACGCGAAGAAGCCGGGCCGTAAGTCGCACCATCCGCTTATGGCTTTTGTGTCTGATGTGCAAATGGTGGCCAATTTTTGGCTCAGAAGTGGTGACGCACATACTGCCAACAATTTTGAGGCATTTATGGAGTCGACTTTGGCCAATCTTCAAAACAAACAAATTGGGCTGCTGAGGGCGGATAGCGGATTTTATTCCAAGAAAATATTTGAACTTTTGGAAAACAGGGCTGACCCTGTTTCCTATATCATAGCCTGTCCCCTGTACACTACCATTCAGCGGCATATTCAAAGCCAAAAGACATGGCTACAGCTTGACAATGGTATCGAAATTTGTGCTACGCATTACCAATCACCTATGTGGGACGCACCCCGAAGATTGATAATAGTTAGGCAAGAAATAGCAGAAAGGCCTAAGGCTACCGGCAAAACATTACGACTGTTTGAAGATGACGATATAGTGTCAGGTTATCGGCACAGCTGCTATATAACCAATCTAAAACTCCCTGCCGCAGAGGTTTGGAGACTATATAGAGGTAGGGCCAATTGTGAAAATCAAATCAAAGAACTCAAATATGATTATGCGGTAGACAAGATGAATCAAAACAGTTTTGACGCTACAGAAACTACTATGAATTTTATCATGATAGCCTATAATTTAATGAGCTTGTTTAAACAGGTAGTGATTCCTACCAAAGCAAAACCCATGCTTAAAACGATCAGATACACTACTTTAAACATTGGAAGCTACATCGTGAAAAATGGCAGGGACAGCGTGCTCAAAATGTCTTTACAGATGAAACAACGAAAATGGATTAGGCAACTCTGGGCTAACATCGACAACATCAAACAACCGTTCATAATCATTGATTCATAG
- a CDS encoding nucleotidyl transferase AbiEii/AbiGii toxin family protein, which produces MTPIYLHDHESFPELLRIIEEEKDIQLGLVEKDYWIMHALYGLKKQGYTFQLKGGTSLSKGFAIMDRFSEDIDIHINPPKELGINENPNNNNANNIEKKKLYYNQLAAEISIDGISKVERAIEFDDLKRYNSGGIRLHYKLSSNNSQMDGIKNGILLEAGFDNITPNSPVTITSWVYERAKLSPGIELIDNRAIDILCYDPRYTFVEKLQTIATKFRKEIETGEVSTNYMRQYYDVYSLLKYPGVSEFIGSDAYYPKKFNGTKFLMTVIRDL; this is translated from the coding sequence ATGACACCTATTTATTTGCATGACCACGAAAGCTTTCCTGAACTTCTTCGAATTATTGAGGAGGAAAAAGATATCCAGTTAGGATTAGTGGAAAAAGATTATTGGATTATGCACGCTCTTTATGGGTTGAAAAAGCAAGGATATACTTTTCAATTAAAGGGCGGGACTTCACTTTCAAAGGGTTTTGCCATCATGGACCGTTTCAGTGAAGACATTGATATACATATCAATCCGCCAAAGGAGCTTGGCATCAATGAAAATCCCAATAATAATAACGCGAATAATATTGAAAAGAAAAAACTGTATTATAATCAGCTTGCTGCAGAAATCAGCATAGATGGAATTAGTAAAGTAGAACGTGCTATTGAATTCGATGACTTAAAAAGATATAATAGCGGTGGTATTCGTCTTCATTACAAACTAAGTTCCAATAATAGTCAGATGGATGGTATAAAAAATGGAATTCTGCTTGAGGCTGGATTTGATAATATTACTCCTAATAGTCCGGTAACGATTACCTCGTGGGTATATGAAAGGGCCAAACTCAGTCCTGGGATTGAACTTATTGATAACCGAGCTATAGACATCCTTTGCTATGATCCTCGTTACACCTTCGTTGAAAAATTGCAAACTATAGCGACCAAATTTCGTAAAGAAATAGAAACGGGGGAAGTGTCAACAAATTACATGCGCCAATATTACGATGTGTACTCTCTCTTAAAGTATCCAGGTGTGTCCGAATTTATTGGAAGCGATGCATATTATCCCAAAAAGTTCAATGGAACCAAATTTCTAATGACGGTCATTAGAGATTTGTAG